The genomic region GGGGGATCGGCGGCGCGCACCTGGGCGCGCAGGACGCGGCCAAGCTGGGCGAGGAGTCCAGGATGATCGTCGCGATGATCATCACCATCGGCCGGGAGCGGAAGCTGCCGCCGAGGGCCTGGCAGGTGGCCATCCAGGCCGGGCGCACCGAGTCCGGGCTGCGCAACCTCAGCTACGGCGACCGGGACTCGGTCGGCATCTTCCAGATGCGCACGTCCATGGGCTGGGGCTCGCCGCAGGAGCTGCAGGACATCCCGTACCAGATCCACAAGTTCTACGACGTGCTGCTGAAGGTGCCGAACTGGGAGAGCAGGCGTCCCGGCGACGCGGCCCAGGCGGTGGAGCGCTCGGCCTTCCCGGACCGGTACCACCGGTGGGAGTCGATGGCGGTCCACCTGATCAACCAGATCACCGACGAGACCTCCTTCGTCAGCTGCAAGCAGCTCCCGCAGCCGAGCGAGGTCGCGGCCACCGCGATCCAGTTCGCGATGAAGGAGCTGGGCAAGCCGTACGTGTGGGGCGCGGAGGGCCCGGACACCTTCGACTGCTCGGGGCTGATGCAGTGGTCCTACCGGCTGGCCGGACTGAACCTGCCGCGCACCTCCCGCGAGCAGTGGTTCGCCGGCGCCTACGTCCCGCTGCGCGAGGCCCAGCCCGGTGACATGATCTTCTGGGCGAACAACCCCGCCGATCCGAAGACCATCCACCACGTCGCGATGTACCTGGGCGACAACAAGATCCTCGAGGCGCAGCAGACCGGGGTGCCGGTGCACATCCGCAACCTGAAGTGGACCGAGGGCGAGCTGATGTCCATGGCGGTCCGCCCGAAGTCGAACAAGTCGGCCTGAGGCGACCCCAAGGGAGGCAGCGCATGTTCAGCAACGACCCGATCCCGCGCCCTGGACGGCCACCGGCCTCCAGCAGCCCGCTGGCGGACTACCTCACCGGTGCCCGGCACGGCGTGGACGGCGGGTACGCGGTGCTGCCCCGGTCACTGGCCGAGTCCATGCCGCTGCCCTGGCAGCAGCAGATGGTGCACCTGCTCGCGGAGTTCCACCAGGCCTACGGCCACCTGCCGTGGCCGGTGTACCGGGTGGTGCCCTCCCGGTACGAGTTCCTGGTCGACCTGGACGAGGACCAGCTGGCCGAGGTCGGCTGCCTCGTGGAGATCGACGGCGACGGCGAGCTGGTCTACCGGGAACGCAACGGCGCCCGCATCGCCAACCCGGAGGACAAGCGGGTCCTGGTCTCCTGCCTCGACCCGATCCCGAACCAGCAGTCGGGTTTTGTGCAGCCCGCGGTCGCCCCCCGCCAGGTGCCGCCCCTGCCCGCCAACGAACCCGCGGTCCCGCCGACGCCCCCGCCCGCCCCGCCACCGACGCCGCCCCGTGGCGAGCCGCCGATCTTCGAGTTCCCGCCGCCCCCCGCGCCCTCGCCGTTCGCGGCAGGCACGGGCATCCCGGCCGGTCCGCAGCAGACGCCCGCGGGCACGCCGGTGCCGGGGTTCGGCGCGCCTCCGCCCGGTTATGCCAGCGGACCGGGGCTGGGCACGCCGCCCGCCCCTCCTCCCGCGCCACCGGCCAACGTGCCCGGTCAGCGGACCTTCGGGCCGCCGCCGGAGGAGCCCGAGGACACCGGCTACGACCAGCCGTTCGGGCCGACCGGCAGCGGAAACCGGCCCAACCCGTCCTGGTGACCCGCACTGCCACCGTGGCGTCGGAGTGACATGCGCTGCCTCGCATGAAAGGGTCAGTGTGTGGTGGATCTCAACGGTTGGTACTTCTGCCTGCGGCACCATGAGGTCGAGCACGGGCTCGGCTGCAAGGCCGCGGAGCGCATGGGGCCCTATCCGGACCAGGCCACGGCCGAGCGTGCGCTGGACATCTCGAAGGAACGCAACGAGGCCGCGGACGCGCAGCGGCGTAAGTGGGACGACGACGATGACTGACGGCGCATAGGCTGGCCGGCGTGGGTCGAACGCCGGAGGGCGGGACCAGGGCCGCGGCGGACTTCGCCGCGATCCGGGTGGAGTTCGGCCTGCCGGGGGAGTTCCCGACCGCGGCGCTGGCCGAGGCGGAGCAGACCTCCAGTGAGACCGTGCACCGGCTGGCCAGGCGGGATGCCACCGACCTGCCGCTGGTGACCATCGACCCGCCTGGGGCCAAGGACCTGGACCAGGCCGTGTTCGTGCAGCGGCTGCCCGCCGGGTTCCGGGTGCACTACGCGATCGCGGACCTGGGCGCGGTGGTGCCGCCGGGTGGCGCGCTGGACGCCGAGGTGCGCAAGCGCGGGCAGACGCTCTACCTGCCGGACGGCAGTGTGCCGCTGCACCCGCCGGTGCTCTCCGAAGACGCGGCCAGCCTGCTGCCGGAGCAGTCCCGCAACGCGGTGCTGTGGACCATCGACCTGGACGACGACGGCGAGCCCACCGGGGTGCACGTGGAGCGGGCGGTGGTCCGCTCGACCGCGCAGTTCGACTACGCCACCGTGCAGGCCGCCATCGCCGACGGCACCGTGCACCCCTCGGTGGCCGCGCTGCCCGAGCTGGGCAGGCTGCGGCGGGGGCTGGCCGTGCGGCGCGGCGCGATCGAGCTGGCGTTGCCGGAGCAGGAGATCCAGCCCGCGGGCGAGGGTGGCTGGCGGCTGGTGGTGCGGCCGCGGACCGAGGTCGATGGCTGGAACGCGGAGATCTCGCTGCTCACCGGGATGTGCGCGGCCCGGATCATGCTCGACGCCGGGATCGGCATCCTGCGCACGCTGCCCGATGCCAACGAGGGCGCGGTGCACGAGCTGCGCCGCACCGCCGCCGCGCTCGGCCTGGACTGGCCGGAGCGGATGGGCGCGGCCGAGCTGCTGGCCAGCCTGGACCCGGCCGAGCCGACCTCGCTGGCGCTGTCCGCGGACGCCACCCGGCTGCTGCGCGGCGCCGGCTACACCGCCTTCGACGGCGCGCCGCCCGAGGTGGTCACGCACGCCGGCATCGGCGCGCCCTACGCGCACGTCACCGCGCCGCTGCGGCGGCTGGTGGACCGGTTCGCCACCGAGGTCTGCCTGGCCGTGGTGGCTGGCGATCCGGTGCCGGCCTGGCTGCGTGCGGCCCTGCCCGAGCTGCCCCGCTGATGGAGGCATCCGACCGGCTGGCCGCGCAGGTCGACCGGGCCTGCATCGACCAGGTGGAGTCCTGGCTGCTGGCCGACGCGGTGGGGCAGAGCTTCGGCGCGGTGGTGCTGCGCACGAACACCGAGGGCGGCGAGATCTTCGTCACCGAGCCGCCGGTGCTGGCCAAGTGCCGGGGCGCGGGCCTGGTGGAGGCCGAGCGGGTGCGGGTGCGGCTGGTGGAGGCGGATCCGGTGCGGCGCAAGGTGTCCTTCGAGACGGAATGACCCTCCACACCGGACGGTTGCGTAGGGTGCGGAGTAGTTCCACCACAGTCGTTGGAGGCGAAGTGAGCGAGCAGGACGTGCGCGGGTTGACGGTCGGGGTGCTCGGCGGCACCGGTCCGCAGGGCAAGGGCCTGGCCTACCGCTGGGCGAAGGCCGGGCTGAAGGTCGTCATCGGCTCCCGTGACGCCGCCCGCGCCGAGTCCGCCGCCGCCGAGCTGGCCGAGCTGAGCGGGGGCGCGGTCTCCGGCGCGGACAACGCGGCCTGCGCCACCGCCGCGGACCTGGTGCTGGTCGCGGTGCCGTGGGAGGCGCACGAGCCGACGCTGACCGCGCTGCGCGAGCAGCTCGCCGGGAAGATCGTCATCGACTGCGTGAACCCGCTCGGCTTCGACAAGCAGGGCCCGTTCGCGCTGCCGGTGGCCGAGGGCAGCGCGGCCCAGCAGGCGGCGGGGCTGCTGCCGGACTCCAGGGTCACCGCCGCCTTCCACCACGTCTCCGCGGTGCTGCTGGCCGACCCCGAGGTGTCCACTGTGGACATCGACGTGCTGGTGCTGGGCGATGACCGCGAGGCCACTGACACCGTGCGCGCGCTGGCCGACACCGTGCCCGGCATGCGCGGGGTCTTCGGCGGCAGGCTGCGCAACGCGCACCAGGTGGAGGCGCTGACCGCCAACCTGATCGCGGTCAACCGCCGGTACAAGACGCACGCGGGCATCCGGGTCACCGGCGTCTGAGTGCGCGACGACCTCGGCGAGCGGGTCCGCCTCGGCAGGCAGCCGGGGCGGGTCGTCTCGCTGGTGCCCTCGCTCACCGAGGCGGTCGCGGAGACCGTGCCGGGCGTGCTCGCCGGGATCACCGACTACTGCACGCACCCGCCGCTGGAGCTGCCCAGGATCGGCGGCTCCAAGTACCCCAGGGTGGCCGATGTCCTTGCCGTGCGGCCGGATCTGGTGCTGGCCAACGCCGAGGAGAACCGCCAGGAGGACGTGGCCCAGCTGCGCGCCGCGGGCGTCCCGGTGTGGGTGACCGCCGCCCCGGCCACGGTGCCGGCGGCGCTGGACTCCCTGGCGCGGCTCTTCCGCGAGGTCTGGGCCGCCGAGCCGGGCTGGCTGGCCGAGGCCCGCGAGCTCTGGCAGGAGGTCCCGGAGCCCACGGCCACCGTGCTGGTGCCGGTGTGGCGGCGGCCGTGGGTGGTGCTCGGCCGGGACACCTTCGCCGGGGATGTGTTGCGCCGCTTGGGTTTCGCCAACGTCTACGCCGGTCACCCCGAGCGCTACCCGCGCCCGCCGCTGGCCGAGCTGCTGGCCTGCGGCGCCGAGCTGGTGGTGCTGCCGGACGAGCCGTACGAGTTCACCGCCACCGACGGCCCGGAAGCGTTCCCGGGCCGTCGGTGCGTGCTGCTGTCAGGCCGCCTGCTCACCTGGCACGGACCCTCGCTGGTGCGGGCCAGGACCGAGCTGGCGGCGGCTTTCAGCTCCTGAACCGGTCGGTGGTCTCGATCAGGTGGTGCAGGATGCCGGGCTCGTTGAACGTGTGTCCGGCGTCCGGCACGATGATCAGCTCCGAGCCGGGCAGCGCACGGTGCAGCTCCCAGGCGGTCACCGCGGGGGTCACCACGTCGTAGCGGCCCTGCACCAGCACGGTCGGGATGCCGGCCAGCTTGCCCGCGTCCCTGATCAGCTGGCCGTCTTCGTAGAACCCGCCGTTGACGAAGTAGTGCGTCTCGATCCGGGCGAAGGCCGCGGCGAAGGCGGGGTCGGCGTAGTGCGCGATGTGCTCGGCGTCCGGGTACAGCCGGGTGGTCGAGCCCTCCCAGACGCTCCAGGCGATCGCGGCGGGCTGCCACACCGCGGGGTCGGGGTCGGCCAGCCGCTGGTGGTAGGAGCGCAGCACATCGGCCCGCTCCGGCTCGGTCAGCACGTCCAGCACCGCTTGCCATTCCTCGGGGAAGATGTTCCCGGCGCCGCCCTGGTAGAAGAAGTCCAGCTCGGTGCGGCGCAGGGTGAAGATGCCGCGCAGCACCAGTTCGGTGACCCGGTCCGGGTGCGTCTGCGCGTAGGCCAGCGACAGCGTGCTGCCCCAGGACCCGCCGAAGACCTGCCACCGGTCGATGCCCAGGTGCTCGCGCAGCCGCTCCATGTCGGCCACCAGGTGCCAGGTGGTGTTCACCGACAGGTCGGTGGCCGGATCGCTGGCGTGCGGGGTGCTGCGGCCGCAGCCGCGCTGGTCGAAGAGCACGATCCGGTACGCCGCCGGGTCGAACAGCCCGCGGTGCGCGGGCGAGGTGCCACCGCCGGGACCGCCGTGCAGGAACACCACCGGCTTGCCACCGGGGTTGCCGCTGGTCTCCCAGTAGACCCGCTGGCCGTCGCCGACCTCCAGCCAGCCGTGGTCGTAGGGCTCGATCTCCGGGTACAACGTGCGCACGCGTCTCTCCTCGCCTGAAGGTCTGCCAGCCCGTAGATTCAAGCGTATGGCTGCTGCCCAGTTCGGCAAGGAGACCTCCGCCAAGGGCGAGTGGGTGCGCCAGCGCAACCGGTTCACCCACCGCATCACCGCCGACGGCTCCTCCGGCTTCCCGGCCGAACGGGACCGCTACCGCCTCCTCGTCTCGCTGGCCTGCCCGTGGGCGCACCGCGCGGTGATCGTGCGACGGTTGCTCGGCCTGGAGGACGCGCTCTCCCTCGGTGTGGTCGACCCGATCCGGGACGAGCGCGGCTGGCGCTTCACCCTCGACCCCGGCGGCCGCGATCCGGTGCTGGGCATCGAGTTCCTCGCCCAGGCATACCACCGCACCGATCCGGAGTTCGACGGCCGGGTCACGGTTCCGTCCATTGTGGACATCCAGACCGGCGAGGTGGTGACCAACGACTACCCGCGGATCACCCTGGACCTGAACACCGAGTGGCACGCGCTGCACCGCCCGGGCGCGCCGGACCTGTACCCCGAGGCGCTGCGCGCGGAGATCGACGAGGTCAGCGAGGGCATCTTCACCGACGTCAACAACGGCGTGTACCGCTGCGGCTTCGCCACCACCCAGGAGGCCTACGAGGAGGCGTTCACCGCGCTGTTCGCTCGCCTGGACGAGCTCACCGACCGCCTGGCCACCCGCCGCTACCTGGTCGGCGACACCATCACCGAGGCCGACATCCGGCTGTTCACCACGCTGGTCCGCTTCGACGCGGTCTACCACGGCCACTTCAAGGCCAACCGGCACAAGCTCACCGAGCTACCGGTGCTGTGGGCCTACGCCCGCGACCTGTACACCACACCGGGTTTCGGCGACACGGTCAACTGGGACCACATCAAGCGCCACTACTACGTCACGCACGACAACATCAACCCGACCAGGATCGTGCCCCTGGGCCCCGATCTGACCCACTGGTTCGAGCCGCACGGCCGGGAAGCCTTGGGCGGCAGGCCCTTCGGCAACGGCACCGCACCCGCCACCCACCCCTGACAACCACCAAGCACACCAAACGGCACACGACAAGAGACCCAGCGACACACACAAGAGACCCAGCGACAACTTCCCGCGTTGGGAGGCGTGGCGCGCCAGCGACACGCCGGGCCTTTTGACCCAGCGACGGGTCTGATTTTTTCGCGTCGCACGTTCGTGACCCCGACACTCCGAAGCTTGCTTCGCGTGTGTCGGGGTCACGAACGTGCGACTCAGGAGCGAAAAAATCCCGCGTGCGGAGCACGCCAATGTGACAGCTCAGTGGAAAACGTGCTCCGGCGCCGGGAACTGCCGGCCCCGCACCTCCGCGGCGAACTCACTCGCCGCCCCGGCCATGATCCCGCCGACATCGGCGTACCGCTTCACGAACCGCGGCGCCTTGCCCTGGTTCATCCCGGCCATGTCCTGCCACACCAGCACCTGCGCGTCGCAGTCCGGGCCCGCGCCGATGCCCACGGTCGGGATGCTCAGCTCGGCGGTGACCCGCTTGGCCACGTCCGCGGGCACCATCTCCAGCACCACCGCGAACGCCCCGGCCGCCTGCAGCGCCAGCGCGTCGGCGACCAGCTCCTCGCCGGCGTCGCCGCGGCCCTGCACCCGGTAGCCGCCCAGGTTGTGCTCGCTCTGCGGGGTGAAGCCCAGGTGGCCCATGACCGGCACGCCGGCGCCGGTGATCGCCTCCACGTGCGGGGCGAAGCGGCGGCCGCCCTCCAGCTTCACCGCGTGCGCCTGGCCGTCCTTCATGAACCGGACCGCGGTGGTCAGCGCCTGCTCGGGGGAGACCTGGTAGGAGCCGAACGGCAGGTCGGCGACCACCAGCGCCTTGCGCACCGAGCGGGTGACCGCGCGGACCAGCGGCAGCATCTCCTCCACGGTGACCGGCAGCGAGGTCTGGTAGCCGTAGACGGTGTTCGCGGCCGAGTCGCCGACCAGCAGCACCGGGATACCGGCCTCGTCGAAGATCTTGGCGGTGAAGGTGTCGTACGCGGTGAGCATGGGCCAGGGCTCGCCGCGCTCCTTCAGCTCACGCAGGTGGTGCACCCGGACCCGCTTGGTGGGACCGCCCGGTGCGGGGGCCGCTCCGGTGCCGTAGGGGGCCTGGCCTTCGCCGTGGGACACAGCAGTCATCGTTGACCGTCCTCTCCTCGCCCCTCGAGGCCCGACCTCACGCGGGTCCCCGGGTTCGCTGGGAAATTGCAGTGCCAGGCCAGCGTGACACGTGCCGGGGACCTCGGCACGGCGGTGGGAGCAGCTTCACATCCCATTGACGCGGCGCACCGCCGCTGCCACCGTGTCCGGCCGGTCCAGCGGCATCATGTGCCCGCACCGCTCGACCAGCTCGTGCGCGCCGCCGGGGACCAGCCGGGCCAGCCGGGCGTGCGCGGCCAGCAGCCGTCTGGTTTGGCGCGGACGACCCAGCGCGTCGGCCGCGGTGAGCACCAGCCAGGGCAGCTCGGGCAGCGGGTGCGTCGCGCGCACCGCCTCCAGCTCGGCCACCAGGTCCGGGTAGGCGGCCAGCTCGTCCAGGATCGCGCCCAGCACCTCTGGCCGCCGGTACACCTCCTCCACCTGCGCCGACGGGGCCACCTCGCGCCGGGTGCGGCTGGCGTTGCGCAGCACGGACCGCCGGCCGGCCGGACCGGACCACCCGGCCAGCGCCCGCCCCAGCCGCCGCAGGCCTGGCACCCGGCCCAGCGCCAGCAGCGCCCGCGCCAGCACCGCCTCGCCGTCGAAGGGCCGTCCTACGCCCGGCGGCTCCGGGCTCGGGTCCAGCAGCACCGCCCCGGCCACCCGGGCCGGCCGCAGCCGGGCGTAGCCCTCCACGTGCAGCCCGGCGATGGAGTGCCCGACCAGCACCGCCCGCGCCGCGCCCGCCGCGTCGAGCACCGCGTCCAGCACGGCCACCTCGCGGGCCAGGCCGGGCGGGGTCAGCGCGGGACCGCTGCCGCCGGTGCCCGGCCGGTCGAAGCGCACCACCCGCAGGTCCCCGGCCAGCAGGTCCACCACCGCGGGCCAGTCGAACCAGCCGCCGCCCAGCCCGGCGGAGAGCACCACCACTGGTGCGCGCTCAGGCCCGTCCAGCTCCACGCGCAGCAGCCCGGCGGGGGAGGGGATCAGTGACGACATCTCGCCAGCCTGCCGCATCGCCTGCGAGCAGCGGCGATCGGCAGATCGAATACGGTGAGCACCGTGAGGCGGCGCAAAGCGGACGAGGCGGCGAACCGGGTGACCCTGCCGAAGTGGCGGAGCCGGGCCGCCGGGATCCTGGCCACCGTGGTGCAGCTGTCCGTGCTGAGCTGCCTGCTGCTGTTCACCGTCACCGACCTGCACGGCGACGTGGCCGAGGACGACTACAACGCCCCGGTCGTGCTCTTCGGCGAGGTCTTCAACGCCCTCGGCCTGCCGGTCGAGCCGAACATGGTGATCATCCTGGTGCTGGCCGTGCTCGGCGCGGCGCTGCGCAGGCGCAAACGGGCCGCGCTGTGGGCGATGCTGCTGTTCCAGCTGGTCAACCTGACCATCTCGCTGAGCGTGCTGCTGCTGGCCTGGCTGGCCCCCGCGCTGCTCGACCCGCCGGAGCTGGCCGACAGCATCGTGGAGTACGCCTGGTGGCGGCCGCTGGCCACCATCGTGATCTCGCTGTTCCTGCTGCTGCTCCTGCCCGCCTTCCCTGCCCGGCTGGCGATCGGGGCCTGGCGGCGGGCGCTGGCCGTGCTCGGCACCGGCATGGTCCTGGTGGCCTGGATCGGCTGGGGCCTGACCCACCTGTACCCGGACTCCGCGTTCGGCCCGACCGACCGGCTGCTGTGGGTGCTCAACCAGGTCACCGGCGAGATCCCGCCCGGCCGCCAGCTCGGCGTGGTGGACGGGCCCGGCTCGCTCAGCGTGATCCTCAGCCTGCTCGGCGCGGTGGTGCTCGGCTACGCGCTGGCGGTGTTCTTCCGCGGCGTGCGCACCCAGCGCCTGATGTCGCCTGCCGAGGAGCTGCGGCTGCGCGAGCTGCTCGGCGAGCACGGCGAACGCGACTCACTCGGCTACTTCGCCACCCGCAGGGACAAGAGCGTGCTGTTCGCGCCGAACGGGCAGGCCGCGGTCACCTACCGGGTGCTCGGCGGCACCAGCCTGGCCAGCGGCGACCCGCTGGGCGATCCGGACTTCTGGCCGCAGGCCATCCACGCCTGGCTCGCCGAGGCCCGCCGCTACGGCTGGGTGCCCGGCGTGCTGGGCGCCTCCGAGGCGGGCGCGCACGCCTACGCCGCGGCCGGGCTGAAGGTGCTGGAGATCGGCGACGAGGCGATCCTGGAGGTCCGCGACTTCAGCCTCACCGGCAGGCACCGCCGCGGGGTCCGGCAGGCGGTGCGCAGGCTGGCTCGCGCCGGGTACACCGCGAAGATCCGGCGGCACGGCGAGATCCCGCCGCACGAGCTGGGCAAGCTGGTGGAGAAGGCCCAGGAGTGGCGGGGCGAGGGCAGCGAGCGCGGGTTCTCCATGGCGCTGGGCCGCCTGGACGACCCCAGCGACAGCCGGTGCGTGATGGTGGAGGCATACGACGCCGGCGGCAGGCTGCGCGGGCTGCTCTCCTTCGTGCCCTGGGGCCGCACCGGGCTCTCCCTCGACCTGATGCGGCGGGACCGGGAGGCGGAGAACGGGCTCAACGAGTACCTGGTCTCCGAACTGGCCGAGGCGAGCGGACGCCTTGGCGTGCAACGCATCTCGCTGAACTTCGCGATGTTCCGCGCGGTGTTCGAGGAGGGCGCGCAGCTGGGCGCCGGGCCGGTGCTGCGGCTGTGGAAGCGGGTGCTGAGCCTGTTCTCCCGGGTGTTCCAGCTGGAGTCGCTCTACCGGGCCAACGCCAAGTACGGGCCGCGCTGGGAACCGAGGTACCTGTGCTTCCCCGGCTCCCGCAAGCTGCCCAGGGTCAGCATCGTGGCCGGGGTCGCCGAGGGCTTCCTGCCCGCCACCCGCACCCTGCGCCGCAACTCCGCCCGCGACCTGCGCACCGGCGAGGTGGCCGCCGAGTTCGTCCGCCAGGTCGGCCAGATCGAGGACAAGGCCCGCGCCGCCCGCGCGCCCGCGGCCCGGCTGCCCGAGCAGGTCAGGGTGCGCCGCCGCAAGCTGGACCGGCTGCGCGAGCTGGGCATCGACCCCTACCCGGTGAACTACGACCGCGAGGTGACCCTCGGCGAGGTGCGGGCCGCGCACGAGGGCCTGGTCCCGGACACGCACACCGGGGTGGAGGTGCGGATCGCCGGGCGGGTGGTGGCCAAACGGGAGCTGGGCCAGCTGTGCTTCGCGGTGCTGCGCGACCTCACCGGCGAGCTCCAGGTGATGCTCGCGGTGGACGCCCTGGGCAAGGACGGCCTCGACGACTGGAAGCTCGCGGTGGACATCGGCGACCAGGTCGGCGTGCGCGGCCAGGTGGTGACCACCCGGCGCGGCGAGCTGTCCGTGCTGGCCACCGGGTGGGAGATGACCGCGAAGTGCCTGCACCCGCTGCCGGACAGGCGCAAGGGCCTGTCCGATCCGGAGGCCAAGGTCCGGCAGCGCTACCTGGACCTGGCGGTCAACCCGGAGGCCGGCCGGATGCTGCGGCTGCGCAGCACCGTGGTCCGCGCGGTCCGCGACTTCCTGCACGACCGGGACTACCTGGAAGTCGAGACCCCGATGCTGCAGGCGGTGCACGGCGGGGCGAACGCGCGCCCGTTCGTCACCCACATCAACGCCTATGACATGCGGATGTACCTGCGGATCGCGCCCGAGCTCTACCTCAAGCGGCTGTGCGTGGCCGGGGTGGACCGGGTGTTCGAGCTCAACCGCAACTTCCGCAACGAGGGCGCGGACGGCACGCACAACCCCGAGTTCACCATGTTGGAGGCATATCAGGCCTACGCCGACTACGACACCATGCTGCGGCTGACCAGGGAGCTGGTGCAGCGCGCCGCCACCGCCGCGTACGGCGCCCCGGTCGCCAGGCACCGGGACCGCACCGGCGCGCTGGTCGAGCACGACCTCTCCGGCGAGTGGCCGGTGATCGGCTGCTACCAGGCGATCTCCGCCGCGCTCGGCGAGGAGGTCACCCCGGACACCGAGGTGGCCGAGCTGCGCAGGCACAACCGGCTGGCCGGGCTGACCGTGCCCGACGACGCCGGGCACGCCCAGCTCGTCCAGCACCTCTACGACCACCTGGTGGAGGCGCGCACCACCACCCCGGTGTTCTACCGCGACTTCCCGGCCGAGGGCTCGCCGCTGACCCGCCGCCACCGCGCCGACCACCGGCTGGCCGAGCGCTGGGACCTGGTCGCCTTCGGCAGCGAGATCGGCACCGCCTACTCCGAGCTGACCGACCCGGTGGAGCAGCGGGACCGGCTGGAGGCGCAGTCGCTGCGCGCGGCCAGCGGCGATGTGGAGGCGATGGAGCTGGACGAGGACTTCCTGCGCGCGCTGGAGTACGGCATGCCGCCCACCGGCGGGCTGGGCATCGGGGTGGACCGGCTGCTGATGATGCTGTCGGGGGCCTCGATCCGGCAGACGGTGCTGTTCCCGTTCGCCCGTCCGCTGGGCAGGCGGCGCTGACATCGCCAGGCGCAACCGCCGAGTGTGCGCCGTTTCGCAGCCGGACGCCGCGTTCCGGGGCAGGATCAACCCATGGTTGTGCGCACCCGGCTGCCCACCCTGATCATCGGTGGCGGCTACCTGATGATCGGCGTGCTCGGCTTGAACGCGCCGGGCAAGACCCTCTTCGGCCTGTTCACCGCCGACCTGCCGCATGCCTGGCTGCACCTGGCGCTGGGCGCGGTGCTGGTGGTCGGCGGCACCGCGGGCGGGCGCTGCGGCACCGGCGCGCAGCTGCTCTCCGGTGCGCTGGCCGGCGCCGCGGGCACCCTCGGCCTGGCGCTGACCGGGTACGGCCCGTTCCTGGCCACCACCGCGGACAACGTGCTGCACCTGGGCACCGCGCTGCTGCTGCTGGTGCTCGGCCTGGCCACCGCGGTGCGCACCCCGCCTGCCCGGCCTGGCCAGTACCCGCCGCTGTCGGTGGCTAGCTACTGCGGGCGCTGAACCCATCGGTGACCACCCGCAACAGCCGCTCCCGCTGTTCGAGGTCCCCGGACTGCTCGCCGAGCCAGGCCACCGAGGCGGCCAGCGCCAGCACGTCCCGCGCGGGCACGTCCGCGCGCACCACCCCGGCCCG from Crossiella sp. CA-258035 harbors:
- a CDS encoding C40 family peptidase: MKLALAGVALAATVVVAVTTTGVIRTVVGGTETYQPKAIANSLCTPDMDWGIGGAHLGAQDAAKLGEESRMIVAMIITIGRERKLPPRAWQVAIQAGRTESGLRNLSYGDRDSVGIFQMRTSMGWGSPQELQDIPYQIHKFYDVLLKVPNWESRRPGDAAQAVERSAFPDRYHRWESMAVHLINQITDETSFVSCKQLPQPSEVAATAIQFAMKELGKPYVWGAEGPDTFDCSGLMQWSYRLAGLNLPRTSREQWFAGAYVPLREAQPGDMIFWANNPADPKTIHHVAMYLGDNKILEAQQTGVPVHIRNLKWTEGELMSMAVRPKSNKSA
- the npdG gene encoding NADPH-dependent F420 reductase, translating into MSEQDVRGLTVGVLGGTGPQGKGLAYRWAKAGLKVVIGSRDAARAESAAAELAELSGGAVSGADNAACATAADLVLVAVPWEAHEPTLTALREQLAGKIVIDCVNPLGFDKQGPFALPVAEGSAAQQAAGLLPDSRVTAAFHHVSAVLLADPEVSTVDIDVLVLGDDREATDTVRALADTVPGMRGVFGGRLRNAHQVEALTANLIAVNRRYKTHAGIRVTGV
- a CDS encoding helical backbone metal receptor, whose translation is MRDDLGERVRLGRQPGRVVSLVPSLTEAVAETVPGVLAGITDYCTHPPLELPRIGGSKYPRVADVLAVRPDLVLANAEENRQEDVAQLRAAGVPVWVTAAPATVPAALDSLARLFREVWAAEPGWLAEARELWQEVPEPTATVLVPVWRRPWVVLGRDTFAGDVLRRLGFANVYAGHPERYPRPPLAELLACGAELVVLPDEPYEFTATDGPEAFPGRRCVLLSGRLLTWHGPSLVRARTELAAAFSS
- the pip gene encoding prolyl aminopeptidase, translating into MRTLYPEIEPYDHGWLEVGDGQRVYWETSGNPGGKPVVFLHGGPGGGTSPAHRGLFDPAAYRIVLFDQRGCGRSTPHASDPATDLSVNTTWHLVADMERLREHLGIDRWQVFGGSWGSTLSLAYAQTHPDRVTELVLRGIFTLRRTELDFFYQGGAGNIFPEEWQAVLDVLTEPERADVLRSYHQRLADPDPAVWQPAAIAWSVWEGSTTRLYPDAEHIAHYADPAFAAAFARIETHYFVNGGFYEDGQLIRDAGKLAGIPTVLVQGRYDVVTPAVTAWELHRALPGSELIIVPDAGHTFNEPGILHHLIETTDRFRS
- a CDS encoding glutathione S-transferase family protein, whose protein sequence is MAAAQFGKETSAKGEWVRQRNRFTHRITADGSSGFPAERDRYRLLVSLACPWAHRAVIVRRLLGLEDALSLGVVDPIRDERGWRFTLDPGGRDPVLGIEFLAQAYHRTDPEFDGRVTVPSIVDIQTGEVVTNDYPRITLDLNTEWHALHRPGAPDLYPEALRAEIDEVSEGIFTDVNNGVYRCGFATTQEAYEEAFTALFARLDELTDRLATRRYLVGDTITEADIRLFTTLVRFDAVYHGHFKANRHKLTELPVLWAYARDLYTTPGFGDTVNWDHIKRHYYVTHDNINPTRIVPLGPDLTHWFEPHGREALGGRPFGNGTAPATHP
- the panB gene encoding 3-methyl-2-oxobutanoate hydroxymethyltransferase, with product MTAVSHGEGQAPYGTGAAPAPGGPTKRVRVHHLRELKERGEPWPMLTAYDTFTAKIFDEAGIPVLLVGDSAANTVYGYQTSLPVTVEEMLPLVRAVTRSVRKALVVADLPFGSYQVSPEQALTTAVRFMKDGQAHAVKLEGGRRFAPHVEAITGAGVPVMGHLGFTPQSEHNLGGYRVQGRGDAGEELVADALALQAAGAFAVVLEMVPADVAKRVTAELSIPTVGIGAGPDCDAQVLVWQDMAGMNQGKAPRFVKRYADVGGIMAGAASEFAAEVRGRQFPAPEHVFH
- a CDS encoding alpha/beta hydrolase; its protein translation is MSSLIPSPAGLLRVELDGPERAPVVVLSAGLGGGWFDWPAVVDLLAGDLRVVRFDRPGTGGSGPALTPPGLAREVAVLDAVLDAAGAARAVLVGHSIAGLHVEGYARLRPARVAGAVLLDPSPEPPGVGRPFDGEAVLARALLALGRVPGLRRLGRALAGWSGPAGRRSVLRNASRTRREVAPSAQVEEVYRRPEVLGAILDELAAYPDLVAELEAVRATHPLPELPWLVLTAADALGRPRQTRRLLAAHARLARLVPGGAHELVERCGHMMPLDRPDTVAAAVRRVNGM